A region of the Muricauda sp. MAR_2010_75 genome:
AATAAAGCCATTAAGGTTTTAGTTATTTAATATCATGATGAGGTAAAAAACCAAAATATAGATGGCGTTCAAAAGAACCACAACAGTGTATTCCTTTTTCCATTCTATTTTGGTGTTCATGTTATCCTTTGACATTACTTTCTTTTTTTACGTCATCCTTACCAACGGAAAGCATATTTGCAAAAAGTTTGTAAGCCCCGGAAACCCCAGCTGGGAGTTCCCTGAAAAAACTCAGTCCGGTGTAAATATAATGACCTTCTCCATAAGGTGCCACCAAAAGACTCCCTTTTGAGGGTTCGTCATCTTCATCGTGCATGGATAGGACGGGGGTAAACTCTGCACTCCATTCACTTGGATAATATAGGCCTCTTTCCTGTACCCACCCATCAAAATCGCTTTTATCAATTACATTGGGATAGCTTACCAGTGGATTATTGGGTGCTATAATATCCACTTCTGCCGTTTCATCGGTCACTCGGTCACGGGAAATGGTTAAGTCATAAGGAGCAATATTTTTGAACTGATTTGCCCATCTTCCGGCTGTGTTGTACTGCACAATCATATTACCGCCATTTTTTACATAATTGAAAAGAATGGGCTGTTTAAATTTTAAGGCATCCACAACATTATAGGCACGTATACCTACCACAATGGCATCATACTTATCCAATTCACCTTCTTGAATGCCATTGGGGTCGATAGTGTGCACCTGATACCCTATTTGCTCCAAACTTTCGGGTACTTTGTCGCCAGCTCCCATAATGTAACCGATATGTTCTCCCGATTTTTGAATATCCATGCGAACCACCTTAGCTTCGGAGGGCAACAAGATGGATTGTTTGGGAATATGGTCATAATTTATCTCAACGAGTTCTTTTCTATAAGTCTTATTTCCAACGGTAATGATGGGTGAAATTTTCCCTTCACTCTCCACGGATGGGGGAGTAACCTTAAAAGTAACGGTCTGTTCTTGTCCTTGCTGGGAAATGGAAAATGAAAAATTTTGAGGAGAAACTGTCCAACCGGCTGGGTAGTCCAAAGCAATGGTGCCTGATACATTGTTCTTGCCTGCTCTAACTTTAACTTGAACATCCTTGGGAGAAGCGTCGGCAAATATCAATACCTTTTCATCTATTTTTGAGGTAGCTACCGGAAGCACTGCAAAAGGCTCGTACAATTCACCCTTGTCAGGCTTGGAAAAACGGTGAATGACCGGTTTCTCAAATTCCATTTCAGTACCGTCAAAATCCAAAACAAATTTGGCATGAAAAACGGCAGGGGTCTCAGGTTTACCGATCAAGGTTTGATCATTGACTTTGTACATGCCCAAAGTTCCGGGTTCGTTTAACCAATAGGGGCTGGAATAGCTCGCATCTTCTGGGACTGAAAAGTCAATTTCAAAAGTCTTGTCCTCATTATTGGCCAATACCTGGTTCGGTGAAATGGAGCCATTGGCACCAATCAACTGGATTTTTTTAAGGGTGATGTTTTGTGCACTTCGGTTCAGTACTTCGATGTTGATTTTCGCCTCACTTCCGGGTGTGGTCGAGGCAGAAGCCGAATTTGCTTCCAAATACAATCCAGCACACGCTTGAATGATATCTTTTAATTCTTTCGATTTTAAAGTCTTCCAGTGTTCATCTTCAATTTGTTGCAGGAGTTGATAAGCTTTAATCAACTGGGGAATATGTTTTGCGGGATTTCGGAAATCAAAGTTTTCTTCAACCTCATATAAAATAGCGCCCACAGCATCACCGCCTTTTACCCGGGACCAAGAGGTGTCAATACCATCAAAAAGATAATTACTGTTGGGTTTGTCGCCTTTTAGAAATTCCACATATTCATCTTCGGAACCACGTTGGCTCAATCTGCCAAAACCTTGACATAAGTGCTGGCTACTGGCCAAGGAAGCTATTTCATTGTTGGAGAGCCCCAATAAAGGATAATAGGAGCCAATATCCATTTTAATCATATTGGATTTATCGGCTTTCTCAAAATTTTCAGGACTTCCATAAAACCACCAAGAGGTGTTAAAAAATATGCGTTTGGGTTGCCAAGTGGAAGTTAGCTGTAATTGTTTTGTATAGGCATTGGGGTCGTTCGCCAAATCAAATGCTTCCATGCTCAACATGGCGGATGAGGTATGATGTCCATGAGTGGAACCTGGGGACCTATGGTCAAAACGATTGATAATGACATCGGGTTTTATATTTCGAATGGCCCAGATGACATCGCCCAATACTTTTTCCTTGTCCCAAATTTTAAGGGTTTCTTTGGGATGTTTGGAGTAGCCAAAATCATTGGCACGGGTAAAACGCTGCTGACCACCGTCTATGCTTCGGGCAGCCAACAATTCCTGTGTACGCAGTACACCTAGGAGTTCCCTTAATTCTGAACCGATCAGATTTTGTCCACCATCGCCACGCGTCATGGAAAGGTAAACGGTATGTGCCTTATCGTGGTTGGACAAATAGGAAATCAATCTTGTATTCTCATCATCAGGGTGTGCCGCTACATATAGCGCAGTGCCCAAAAAATTGAGTTTTTCAAGGTTGTGATAAATTTCTGTGGATGAAGGCTTTTTGGGTTTTTGGGCGGATAGGTTCAAAATAACGCTCAAAATGCTCAGAGTACAAACCCAAAAGTTTCGCATAGTTGGTTGTTTTTGTGGTTGTGCCAAATATAGAAAGATATAAATCAGTGAATATTCAATTTAGAACATCTTTAACAGGGTTCCTTACAGTTAAAAAAGACATTTTATAGCCCCAAACTATCCCTTAACATCAAATCGTCATTGTCATGCTGCCCCCAATAAGCAGTCTTTATGGACTTCATTTTTGTGGCTTTGGTGGTCAATGTTTTGGCATTTGCACCAAATCCGCTTTTGGATTCTTCCGACCAACTTTCGATGGAATATGGAAAGTCTGATGTGAAATTAATCCTCAAAATTCGTTCCAATTTGGGATAAGATAGGGTGTAGGTTGTCGTTCCGTTTTCAGAAGACACTGAAGCGGTGGCCTCATAGGCTTTCAGCTCTTTGTGGGCCAATCGTAAATATTCCAAAGAAGGAATTACAGTGAGGTTTCCAATGGGCAAGTCTTCTGGATGTATCCGAATTTTGGTCCAGATTTCATTTTCCAGAATTTGTTTATCCAACGAAAAACTTTGGTCGGCCTCACCTTCAAAATAAGAATGGGAGGTAAATTCAAACTGATCTCTATTGTTGATCTGGGAATACACATGACCGCACCATTCCTGAACGGACAAACTGGTCTTTATGGCGTGTTGGTTGTCATGAACGGGATAAAATGTACTGCCCATAATGGAGTAGGGGTAGATTCCAGTTAGGAATTTTTTGGTGGCATTCAACTTTAAAACGGAAACATTTTTTGGATTGTTTCCGTCCGCTTTTACCTGTACATTGGGTAAAAAAGGCTCTGTTACATAAATTAAAACAGCGTGTCCATCATGTATTTCGCCGTATCGGGCCTGTTCCAATTTATAGGATGTTATTTCCGCATCCCCAGCATACCAATACGCTTTAAATTCATTTGAAAGTGGTTTTTTCGGGTTTACAGGAGTGGTTTCTTCGGTTGTATGGTCCATGGCCATTTCACCATCTGGAGCTTTGGTTTTTTCGCCACAGGATAGCAATAGTAACAAAAAAAAGGGGAGCAAGAGGCCAGTGAAACAGCGGCTGTATATCTTTTTCATAAACAAGGTTTTCGTAAAGTTACGCATCGAAACTCAGGAAACCATGTCCATTAACGTTTTGTAGACCAGATGGGTGGGCAAACCAACTACATTAGTGTAAGAACCTTTTATTTCTGAAATGCCGATCATTCCGATCCATTCTTGAATGCCATAGGCACCTGCTTTGTCAAATGGGCTACACTTTTCAATATAGAAGTTGATTTCCTCATTCGTAAACTCCATGAACTTGACGAGAGTAGTGCAACTCACAGTTTTTTGGGTTTCCAAAGTGGTAAAACAGACTGATGTGATGACCTCGTGCCAATCGCCACTTAAGGTTTTTAGCATTTCAAATGCCTCCTCGCGGTTTGAAGCCTTGGCCAGTGAAACACCTTTGTGCCAGACCACGGTATCTGATGTGATCACAATCTCTTTGGGCTTAAGTTCATTTTTGAATGGGGAGGCTTTTAATTCAGCCAAATAATTGGAAATTTCCTTTCCCTGCATCTGGTCTGGGTAGTCTTCATCCACAGATTTTGGTCGAACTTCGAAATCCAGTCCCATTTCTTCCAAAAACATTTTTCTTCTGGGAGATCCAGAACCTAAAATAAGTTTGTATCCGTTGAGTTTTTCTTGAAGCGGACTAGTCATTCTTGGCACTGAAATTATCGTTCCAATCGCCTCGCACCTTCAGCACCTGTTCCACAATATCGCGCACACAGCCATCCCCGCCATTTTTATGGGAAACATAATCCGAAATGGCCTTTACCTCCTGAACCGCATTTTGAGGGGAAGCGGCCACGGCAACCATTTTCATTGGGGGAATATCAGGTACGTCATCCCCCATATACAATACGGTGTTGGGGTCTATGTTGTAGATGTCAAGGTACTCTTCCA
Encoded here:
- a CDS encoding PIG-L family deacetylase — encoded protein: MRNFWVCTLSILSVILNLSAQKPKKPSSTEIYHNLEKLNFLGTALYVAAHPDDENTRLISYLSNHDKAHTVYLSMTRGDGGQNLIGSELRELLGVLRTQELLAARSIDGGQQRFTRANDFGYSKHPKETLKIWDKEKVLGDVIWAIRNIKPDVIINRFDHRSPGSTHGHHTSSAMLSMEAFDLANDPNAYTKQLQLTSTWQPKRIFFNTSWWFYGSPENFEKADKSNMIKMDIGSYYPLLGLSNNEIASLASSQHLCQGFGRLSQRGSEDEYVEFLKGDKPNSNYLFDGIDTSWSRVKGGDAVGAILYEVEENFDFRNPAKHIPQLIKAYQLLQQIEDEHWKTLKSKELKDIIQACAGLYLEANSASASTTPGSEAKINIEVLNRSAQNITLKKIQLIGANGSISPNQVLANNEDKTFEIDFSVPEDASYSSPYWLNEPGTLGMYKVNDQTLIGKPETPAVFHAKFVLDFDGTEMEFEKPVIHRFSKPDKGELYEPFAVLPVATSKIDEKVLIFADASPKDVQVKVRAGKNNVSGTIALDYPAGWTVSPQNFSFSISQQGQEQTVTFKVTPPSVESEGKISPIITVGNKTYRKELVEINYDHIPKQSILLPSEAKVVRMDIQKSGEHIGYIMGAGDKVPESLEQIGYQVHTIDPNGIQEGELDKYDAIVVGIRAYNVVDALKFKQPILFNYVKNGGNMIVQYNTAGRWANQFKNIAPYDLTISRDRVTDETAEVDIIAPNNPLVSYPNVIDKSDFDGWVQERGLYYPSEWSAEFTPVLSMHDEDDEPSKGSLLVAPYGEGHYIYTGLSFFRELPAGVSGAYKLFANMLSVGKDDVKKESNVKG
- a CDS encoding Maf family nucleotide pyrophosphatase: MTSPLQEKLNGYKLILGSGSPRRKMFLEEMGLDFEVRPKSVDEDYPDQMQGKEISNYLAELKASPFKNELKPKEIVITSDTVVWHKGVSLAKASNREEAFEMLKTLSGDWHEVITSVCFTTLETQKTVSCTTLVKFMEFTNEEINFYIEKCSPFDKAGAYGIQEWIGMIGISEIKGSYTNVVGLPTHLVYKTLMDMVS